From one Oncorhynchus keta strain PuntledgeMale-10-30-2019 chromosome 30, Oket_V2, whole genome shotgun sequence genomic stretch:
- the LOC118363073 gene encoding transcription factor Atoh1-like — protein MSVAVMTAKTELSGWPDFSAEDFPLLEQSKLGHLGSRTWVKSSGGGQSPYSPRDTGHYAHNGSMDLSLEKLMSVSKLADSGVRIEMDLDTVQADQGEGGNRKQKRRRVAANARERRRMHGLNKAFDTLRSVIPSNNNKLSKYDTLQMAQIYIQELSELLTGVVKPEGLGGSRSGCTSPLGSFSPEPRECGGRMTGISSSLQDSTSPLPQNRRLIGDQENTGPVGHLIILSAPKSDLGSGNKRVSNTSNGSDGESSHYSDFEDGQAGRQC, from the coding sequence ATGTCTGTAGCGGTTATGACAGCTAAAACCGAACTGTCCGGCTGGCCAGACTTCTCAGCTGAGGACTTCCCCCTGTTAGAACAGTCGAAACTGGGACATCTCGGATCCAGAACCTGGGTAAAATCTTCTGGAGGAGGACAGTCTCCATACTCACCAAGAGATACGGGCCATTACGCACACAACGGCTCCATGGATCTCTCACTGGAGAAACTCATGTCGGTGAGTAAACTAGCCGACAGTGGTGTCAGGATAGAGATGGACCTGGATACAGTACAGGCGGACCAGGGAGAAGGAGGTAACCGTAAGCAGAAACGCCGGCGCGTCGCAGCTAACGCCCGGGAGAGGCGAAGGATGCACGGGCTGAACAAGGCGTTTGACACGTTGCGGAGCGTGATCCCGTCCAACAATAATAAATTGTCTAAGTATGATACTCTCCAGATGGCTCAGATCTACATCCAGGAGCTTTCGGAGCTGCTCACCGGGGTGGTGAAGCCAGAGGGCCTGGGAGGGTCGCGGAGTGGATGCACCTCTCCCCTGGGGTCTTTCTCTCCAGAGCCCCGGGAGTGCGGTGGCAGGATGACTGGGATCAGCTCAAGCCTGCAGGACTCCACCTCCCCGCTGCCTCAGAACAGGAGACTGATCGGAGATCAGGAGAACACTGGCCCCGTTGGTCACCTCATCATTCTGTCTGCGCCTAAATCTGATCTAGGATCGGGGAATAAGAGGGTCTCTAACACATCTAACGGGAGTGATGGAGAGTCGTCGCATTACAGTGATTTTGAGGACGGGCAGGCCGGCAGACAGTGCTAA